The following coding sequences are from one Zalophus californianus isolate mZalCal1 chromosome 15, mZalCal1.pri.v2, whole genome shotgun sequence window:
- the CASP7 gene encoding caspase-7 isoform X1 — protein sequence MCHWMSGSPCVTDGPWQPEPYKEDKHQRTTVGLPLPGTAEMADDQGCGAEQAAGDAGSPDAVDAKPDRSSFVPSLFSKKKKNDVGKSIKTAQDRVLTYQYNMNFEKVGKCIIINNKNFDQKTGMSVRNGTDKDAEALFKCFRNLGFDVVVHNDCSCAKMQDLLKQASEEDHRNSACFACILLSHGEENFIYGTDGVTAIKDLTAHFRGDRCRSLLEKPKLFFIQACRGTELDDGVQADSGPINDTDANPRYKIPVEADFLFAYSTVPGYYSWRNPGSGSWFVQALCSTLNEHGKSLEILHILTRVNNRVARHFESQSDDPHFHEKKQIPCVVSMLTKELYF from the exons ATGTGCCATTGGATGAGCGGTAGCCCTTGTGTGACTGACGGCCCTTGGCAACCTGAGCCCTACAAAGAGGACAAACACCAGAGAACAACAGTAGGCCTGCCCTTGCCAGGCACAGCAGAG ATGGCAGACGATCAAGGCTGTGGTGCAGAGCAGGCAGCTGGGGACGCAGGCAGCCCAGATGCAGTCGATGCTAAGCCAGACCGGTCCTCCTTTGTCCCATCACTCTTCAG taagaagaagaaaaatgacgtGGGGAAATCAATCAAGACCGCCCAGGACCGAGTGCTTACATATCAGTATAACATGAATTTTGAGAAGGTGGGCAAATGCATCATAATAAACAACAAGAACTTCGACCAAAAGACAG GTATGAGCGTCCGAAATGGAACAGACAAAGATGCTGAGGCCCTTTTCAAGTGCTTCAGAAACCTGGGCTTTGATGTAGTCGTCCATAATGACTGTTCTTGTGCCAAGATGCAAGATCTGCTGAAGCAAG CCTCTGAAGAGGACCACAGAAATTCCGCTTGCTTCGCCTGCATCTTACTAAGCCACggagaagaaaatttcatttatggAACAGATGGCGTGACAGCAATAAAGGACTTGACCGCCCATTTTAGGGGGGACAGATGCAGAAGCCTTCTAGAGAAACCCAAACTCTTCTTCATTCAG GCTTGCCGGGGGACAGAGCTCGATGATGGGGTCCAGGCTGACTCGGGGCCAATCAATGACACAGATGCCAATCCACGATATAAGATCCCCGTTGAAGCCGACTTTCTCTTCGCCTATTCTACAGTTCCAG GCTATTACTCATGGAGGAACCCAGGCAGCGGGTCCTGGTTTGTGCAGGCCTTGTGCTCCACCCTGAACGAGCATGGCAAGAGCCTGGAGATCTTGCATATCCTCACCAGGGTGAACAACAGGGTGGCCAGGCACTTCGAGTCCCAGTCGGATGACCCCCACTTCCACGAGAAGAAGCAGATCCCGTGTGTGGTCTCCATGCTTACCAAGGAGCTCTACTTCTGA
- the CASP7 gene encoding caspase-7 isoform X2 — protein MADDQGCGAEQAAGDAGSPDAVDAKPDRSSFVPSLFSKKKKNDVGKSIKTAQDRVLTYQYNMNFEKVGKCIIINNKNFDQKTGMSVRNGTDKDAEALFKCFRNLGFDVVVHNDCSCAKMQDLLKQASEEDHRNSACFACILLSHGEENFIYGTDGVTAIKDLTAHFRGDRCRSLLEKPKLFFIQACRGTELDDGVQADSGPINDTDANPRYKIPVEADFLFAYSTVPGYYSWRNPGSGSWFVQALCSTLNEHGKSLEILHILTRVNNRVARHFESQSDDPHFHEKKQIPCVVSMLTKELYF, from the exons ATGGCAGACGATCAAGGCTGTGGTGCAGAGCAGGCAGCTGGGGACGCAGGCAGCCCAGATGCAGTCGATGCTAAGCCAGACCGGTCCTCCTTTGTCCCATCACTCTTCAG taagaagaagaaaaatgacgtGGGGAAATCAATCAAGACCGCCCAGGACCGAGTGCTTACATATCAGTATAACATGAATTTTGAGAAGGTGGGCAAATGCATCATAATAAACAACAAGAACTTCGACCAAAAGACAG GTATGAGCGTCCGAAATGGAACAGACAAAGATGCTGAGGCCCTTTTCAAGTGCTTCAGAAACCTGGGCTTTGATGTAGTCGTCCATAATGACTGTTCTTGTGCCAAGATGCAAGATCTGCTGAAGCAAG CCTCTGAAGAGGACCACAGAAATTCCGCTTGCTTCGCCTGCATCTTACTAAGCCACggagaagaaaatttcatttatggAACAGATGGCGTGACAGCAATAAAGGACTTGACCGCCCATTTTAGGGGGGACAGATGCAGAAGCCTTCTAGAGAAACCCAAACTCTTCTTCATTCAG GCTTGCCGGGGGACAGAGCTCGATGATGGGGTCCAGGCTGACTCGGGGCCAATCAATGACACAGATGCCAATCCACGATATAAGATCCCCGTTGAAGCCGACTTTCTCTTCGCCTATTCTACAGTTCCAG GCTATTACTCATGGAGGAACCCAGGCAGCGGGTCCTGGTTTGTGCAGGCCTTGTGCTCCACCCTGAACGAGCATGGCAAGAGCCTGGAGATCTTGCATATCCTCACCAGGGTGAACAACAGGGTGGCCAGGCACTTCGAGTCCCAGTCGGATGACCCCCACTTCCACGAGAAGAAGCAGATCCCGTGTGTGGTCTCCATGCTTACCAAGGAGCTCTACTTCTGA